A DNA window from Eremothecium cymbalariae DBVPG#7215 chromosome 3, complete sequence contains the following coding sequences:
- the COX5A gene encoding cytochrome c oxidase subunit Va (similar to Ashbya gossypii ADL243W), producing MLNCVLRSFSAIARITPIRQVQSQAISKAAIIDLKSRWENLPAVEQNELVTKLSERQKLPWNELTQTEKQAAWYISYGEWGPRRPVHAKGDAASIAKGVFVGLLGSLALFALIRQAAAEPPKTMTKEWQLQSDEYLKSKDANPWGGYSQVQSK from the coding sequence TGTTGCGCTCCTTTTCTGCAATTGCCCGTATCACACCAATTAGGCAGGTTCAGAGCCAGGCTATCTCCAAGGCAGCGATTATTGATTTAAAGTCAAGATGGGAGAACTTGCCAGCGGTAGAACAGAATGAGCTTGTGACCAAGTTGTCAGAGAGACAAAAGTTGCCATGGAATGAGTTAACCCAGACCGAGAAGCAGGCTGCTTGGTACATCTCGTATGGGGAGTGGGGGCCAAGAAGACCTGTACATGCCAAAGGCGATGCTGCTTCTATTGCGAAGGgtgtttttgttggtttaCTAGGTTCTTTGGCTTTGTTTGCATTGATCAGACAAGCGGCTGCAGAGCCCCCAAAGACAATGACTAAGGAATGGCAGTTGCAATCCgatgaatatttgaagtcGAAGGATGCTAACCCATGGGGTGGTTACTCACAAGTTCAATCCAAGTAA
- the HPM1 gene encoding protein-histidine N-methyltransferase (similar to Ashbya gossypii ADL242W), translating to MTFSFGFSTAELNGTQSVDCQAGQNDDIKIFMGSQDIPQANALDAESLKSPAIPQPDIITLEDLTDSLREVRLSFKEITTAERNVTLYRRELFDVKHQLMTEVGESTNGSNSDNARSSKVESQILMGETNEDLKKGVYEGGLKCWECSIDLVDYLSENRGAYKTVIELGCGTALPSQYLFTEFLRTGSDSGIRFILCDYNDSVLRLVTVTNLIIAWAKTSLSPERWLSLQKAGCDSIPVVNDELLLTSALLDAFLKDMADRKVELHFISGTWGAKFLSLLKDKMWVPCSDGIILTSETIYQPDTLPVISELLLGLIALCKEQHFDIKTYVAAKDIYFGVGGSVMEFVRYINRRIYDGKLSLKVKASKINTALKRSIISIE from the coding sequence ATGACATTCTCATTTGGCTTCTCTACGGCAGAGCTAAATGGTACTCAGTCAGTAGATTGTCAAGCTGGCCAGaatgatgatatcaaaatttttatgGGTTCTCAAGATATCCCTCAAGCCAATGCGCTGGATGCAGAATCGTTAAAGTCACCAGCTATCCCGCAACCTGACATCATTACTCTTGAGGATTTAACAGACTCGTTAAGGGAGGTAAGATTATCTTTTAAGGAAATAACTACTGCTGAAAGAAATGTGACTCTATATCGTAGAGAGTTGTTTGATGTGAAACATCAGCTGATGACGGAGGTTGGCGAAAGCACTAATGGCAGTAACAGTGACAATGCGAGGAGCTCGAAAGTTGAATCGCAGATATTAATGGGCGAGACAAATGAGGATCTCAAAAAGGGTGTGTATGAGGGTGGGTTAAAATGTTGGGAGTGTTCAATAGATCTCGTGGATTATTTATCTGAAAATCGTGGTGCCTACAAGACAGTTATTGAATTAGGCTGTGGAACTGCATTGCCTTCGCAATACTTGTTCACTGAATTTCTACGCACCGGTAGTGATTCTGGTATAAGATTTATATTATGTGATTATAATGATTCTGTTTTGAGGCTGGTGACCGTTACAAACTTGATCATTGCATGGGCAAAGACATCCCTTTCACCTGAACGGTGGTTATCACTACAAAAAGCAGGGTGTGATAGTATTCCGGTTGTGAATGATGAGCTATTATTGACATCAGCGCTCCTCGATGCATTTTTAAAGGACATGGCGGATAGGAAAGTAGAACTGCATTTTATCTCTGGTACCTGGGGTGCTAAATTCTTGTCacttttgaaagataagATGTGGGTACCTTGTAGTGATGGAATAATTTTGACCTCTGAGACTATATACCAGCCTGATACGCTACCAGTTATTTCGGAATTGCTTCTGGGGTTGATTGCGTTATGTAAAGAGCAACACTTTGACATTAAAACCTACGTTGCAGCCAAGGACATTTATTTTGGAGTTGGTGGTAGTGTAATGGAATTCGTGAGATACATCAATAGGAGAATCTACGATGGAAAGCTTTCATTAAAGGTGAAAGCATCTAAAATCAATACAGCTCTGAAGAGATCTATAATTAGTATTGAATAG
- the COG5 gene encoding Golgi transport complex subunit COG5 (similar to Ashbya gossypii ADL241W): MSSDDELEDFEALLEDNFNPIQFANELTKAINNNLDSKELDFNTPLKKVKYDMIELDKRTDQIIKDNPLLVLEQLEKRKLQREKVGPTLKPSLDYLSMSFERLNNEVLKPYDRAQKLQSALGKIHQTSFLLRDALIYIQMATQIESLPLNADDQPGLIRLATLYSKIEMNLNQNHNLKSLQLIKKFENGPLKNKKIELIRNISQSLIKDCVNNHKIKHNLESIQTLALNLNALSTKDYTATLDKIALLKIQSSQQALTRTTVSIRSLGMAMSDAVKNGYWLSQLESLLKTTKLEDSSLLNEYLAEKKYRSITKNYWIKVANAFQKDFETSYRRGGPVGKSLISNTKFIKDTITEAMPKSTNDENYKDYLDIMLSSVSILDSNMRKSS; the protein is encoded by the coding sequence ATGTCaagtgatgatgaattagaaGATTTTGAGGCATTACTGGAGGATAACTTCAATCCGATTCAATTTGCGAATGAATTAACTAAAGCCATTAATAACAACTTAGATTCCAAGGAACTGGACTTCAATACGCCACTAAAAAAGGTGAAATATGATATGATAGAATTGGATAAAAGAACTGATCAAATAATCAAAGATAATCCTCTATTGGTCTTGGAACAGTTAGAGAAAAGGAAGCTACAAAGGGAGAAGGTTGGCCCTACCTTGAAACCAAGTTTGGATTACCTCTCAATGTCTTTCGAAAGATTGAATAATGAAGTTCTTAAACCGTATGACCGTGCACAGAAGTTACAATCTGCACTCGGTAAAATCCATCAGACCTCTTTTTTATTGCGTGATGctttgatatatattcaaatgGCCACTCAGATAGAGTCGTTGCCTTTAAATGCTGATGATCAACCTGGTCTAATTCGTTTGGCTACTCTCTATTCTAAAATAGAGATGAATCTCAATCAAAACCATAACCTGAAGTCACTTCAACTGattaaaaagtttgaaaatggCCCActgaagaacaaaaagatTGAGTTGATACGGAATATCTCACAATCCTTGATTAAGGACTGCGTGAACAATCacaaaataaaacataACTTAGAATCTATTCAAACGTTAGCATTGAACTTAAATGCTTTGTCTACAAAGGACTATACAGCTACACTAGACAAGATTGCactattaaaaatacaGTCGTCTCAACAAGCGCTCACCAGGACCACGGTATCAATCAGAAGCCTGGGTATGGCAATGAGTGATGCCGTCAAAAATGGTTACTGGTTGTCTCAATTAGAGTCACTTTTAAAGACAACGAAATTAGAGGATTCGTCATTGCTGAATGAGTATTTGGCAGAAAAGAAATACCGATCGATAACTAAGAATTATTGGATTAAAGTGGCAAATGCATTCCAAAAGGACTTCGAAACTTCATACCGTAGAGGTGGGCCTGTTGGAAAATCTTTAATTTCCAACACCAAATTTATCAAGGATACTATAACAGAGGCTATGCCAAAGTCCACGAATGATGAGAACTATAAAGACTACTTGGATATAATGCTAAGTTCTGTGTCCATTCTAGATAGTAATATGCGGAAAAGTTCGTGA
- a CDS encoding uncharacterized protein (similar to Ashbya gossypii ADL240C) gives MTEHEGVSRKELFEVDDKPSELDGSLLLPDLEFEFVEVECCNASEKCLDSSIQDEFDFPLFSCSAVEWSATQLNNSCNAGTSVQITNGHEPESPTQTRLSKVSLREEESEVIKNERPMSYYIAEYTTKQKKRLQLVAIEYDLIMKEAAKDRDNISSKYRGKFVDLVDHNAKVEAELLRQLKLKRRRPSKRQRMAKRLGKLRESERQNKVDEIKKMIKKKFHKRGGKKNKKK, from the exons ATGACTGAACATGAAGG TGTCAGCAGGAAAGAACTCTTTGAAGTTGACGATAAGCCATCTGAACTAGATGGTAGTCTACTGTTGCCTGATTTGGAATTCGAGTTTGTCGAGGTTGAATGCTGCAATGCATCAGAGAAGTGTTTAGACAGTTCTATTCaagatgaatttgatttcCCGTTATTCTCTTGTTCGGCGGTTGAATGGTCTGCCACACAACTCAATAACAGTTGTAATGCGGGAACGAGTGTTCAAATCACGAATGGCCATGAACCTGAAAGTCCTACACAAACCAGGTTAAGCAAAGTTTCATTGCGTGAAGAAGAATCAGAAGTTATCAAAAACGAACGTCCCATGAGTTATTATATCGCTGAATACACCACTAAACAGAAAAAGAGGTTACAACTTGTCGCCATAGAGTACGATCTAATTATGAAGGAAGCTGCTAAAGATAGAGATAATATCAGCTCCAAATACAGAGGTAAATTTGTTGATTTAGTGGATCATAATGCTAAAGTGGAAGCTGAACTACTGAGACAACTAAAactgaaaagaagaaggccaAGTAAAAGACAGAGGATGGCTAAACGGCTAGGCAAGCTTCGAGAATCAGAACGACAGAATAAAGTGGATGAAATCAAAAAGATGatcaaaaagaagttcCATAAACGTGGTGGGAAgaaaaataagaaaaagTAG